Proteins co-encoded in one Aspergillus fumigatus Af293 chromosome 6, whole genome shotgun sequence genomic window:
- a CDS encoding GTPase GPN2, with amino-acid sequence MFPSPPSPHLEAIENWRILYSLLAAYLSRSQLKMPFAQLVIGPPGAGKSTYCNGMHQFLGAIGRKCSIVNLDPANDKTSYPCALDVRDLVTLEEIMSEDQLGPNGGVLYALEELEENFEWLEEGLKDLGEDYVLFDCPGQVEIFTHHSSLRNIFFRIQKLGYRLIVIHLIDSYNLTLPSMYISALLLSLRAMLQMDLPHINVLTKIDNLSNYAPLPFNLDFYTEVQDLSYLLPHLEAESSRLSHAKFGALNNAIIDLVEEFGLVAFETLAVEDKKSMMNLLRVIDRASGYAFGPAEGANDTIWQVAVREGLGTMDIRDVQERWLDAKDEYDAQERSELEAEAKAREQAAQPPPREDDELDADLANFRGSLPDSGVKVIRKS; translated from the exons ATGTTTCCCTCCCCGCCATCGCCGCATCTTGAAGCCATCGAGAATTGGAGAATACTATATTCCTTGCTTGCCGCATATCTCTCCCGCTCGCAACTTAAAATGCCTTTCGCGCAGCTGGTAATAGGGCCTCCGGGTGCGGGGAAGTCAACATATTGCAACGGTATGCATCAGTTCTTGGGAGCTATCGGCCGGAAGTGCTCTATCGTAAATCTGGACCCCGCAAATGACAAGACGTCGTATCCGTGTGCGCTGGACGTTCGCGACCTCGTCACTctcgaggagatcatgagTGAGGATCAACTAGGCCCTAATGGCGGTGTCTTGTACGCactggaggaactggaggagaACTTTGAATGGTTGGAGGAGGGGCTGAAGGACCTCGGAG AGGACTATGTTCTATTTGATTGTCCGGGCCAGGTTGAAATCTTTACGCATCATTCGTCGTTGCGGAATATTTTCTTCAGAATACAAAAGCTGGGCTATAGA CTAATCGTAATACATCTCATTGACTCATACAACCTCACACTACCATCGATGTATATATCcgctctccttctttccctccgCGCCATGCTCCAGATGGATCTCCCTCACATCAACGTCCTCACTAAAATCGATAACCTTTCGAACTACGCCCCCCTACCTTTCAACCTGGATTTCTACACGGAAGTCCAAGACCTTTCATACCTCCTTCCACACCTAGAGGCCGAGTCATCACGATTATCACATGCAAAATTTGGCGCCCTCAACAATGCCATCATCGACCTGGTGGAAGAATTCGGGCTCGTGGCATTTGAGACACTGGCCgtggaagacaagaagagcATGATGAATTTGTTGCGAGTTATTGATAGGGCAAGTGGGTATGCATTCGGGCCCGCTGAGGGTGCAAACGATACCATCTGGCAGGTTGCTGTCCGGGAAGGACTAGGGACCATGGATATCCGAGACGTCCAGGAACGATGGCTCGACGCGAAGGACGAATACGACGCGCAAGAACGCAGTGAGCtcgaggccgaggcgaaAGCCAGGGAACAGGCTGCACAGCCGCCGCCGAGAGAGGACGATGAACTCGATGCCGACTTGGCGAACTTCAGGGGCTCGCTCCCCGACAGCGGCGTAAAAGTGATACGGAAGTCATGA
- the aclA gene encoding putative ATP citrate lyase subunit (Acl) has protein sequence MSAKSILEADGKAILNYHLTRAPVIKPTPLPPSSTHNPPPRLASIYFPEDAAVKDVLDQTEVVYPWLLTPGAKFVAKPDQLIKRRGKSGLLALNKTWPEAREWIEARAGKEIKVETVTGVLRQFLVEPFVPHPQETEYYININSVREGDWILFTHEGGVDVGDVDAKAEKLLIPVNLRNYPSNEEIAAALLSKVPKGVHNVLVDFISRLYAVYVDCQFTYLEINPLVVIPNAEGTSAEVHFLDLAAKLDQTAEFECGTKWAIARSPANLGLATVPQTDGKVNIDAGPPMEFPAPFGRELSKEEKFISDMDAKTGASLKLTVLNANGRIWTLVAGGGASVVYADAIASAGFVSELANYGEYSGAPTETQTYNYAKTVLDLMLRAPMHPDGKVLFIGGGIANFTNVASTFKGVIRAIREVAPVLNEHNVQIWVRRAGPNYQEGLKNIKAVGEELGLKMHVYGPDMHVSGIVPLALLGKKTDIKEFGSA, from the exons ATGTCCGCCAAGTCGATTCTCGAGGCTGATGGCAAGGCCATCCTCAACTACCACCTCACCCGGGCTCCTGTCATCAAGCCGactcctctccctccttcgTCCACCCACAACCCTCCTCCCAGACTTGCCTCCATCTACTTCCCCGAGGACGCCGCTGTCAAGGATGTCTTGGACCAGACCGAGGTTGTCTACCCTTGGCTGCTGACTCCTGGCGCCAAGTTTGTCGCTAAGCCAGATCAATTGATTAAGAGACGGGGTAAGAGCGGTTTGCTCGCTCTAAACAAGACTTGGCCTGAGGCCAGAGAGTGGATTGAGGCCCGTGCCggcaaggagatcaaggttGAGACTGTCACCGGTGTTCTTCGTCAGTTCCTGGTTGAGCCTTTCGTTCCCCACCCTCAGGAGACTGAGTATTACATCAACATCAATTCCGTGCGAGAG GGTGACTGGATCCTCTTCACTCACGAGGGTGGTGTGGACGTTGGCGATGTTGAtgccaaggccgagaagctTCTTATCCCCGTGAACCTGAGAAACTACCCCTCCAACGAGGAGATTGCTGCTGCTCTGTTGAGCAAGGTGCCCAAGGGCGTCCACAATGTCCTAGTTGACTTCATCTCCCGTCTCTACGCCGTCTATGTTGATTGCCAGTTCACCTACCTTGAGATCAACCCTCTAGTTGTCATTCCCAACGCTGAGGGTACCTCCGCGGAGGTGcacttccttgaccttgccgCTAAGCTTGACCAGACTGCTGAGTTTGAGTGCGGTACCAAGTGGGCTATTGCCCGCAGCCCGGCCAACCTTGGCCTGGCCACCGTTCCCCAGACTGACGGCAAGGTCAACATTGATGCTGGCCCGCCAATGGAGTTCCCTGCTCCCTTCGGTCGTGAGCtgagcaaggaagagaagtTTATTTCCGACATGGATGCCAAGACCGGTGCTTCTCTCAAGCTGACTGTGCTCAATGCCAATGGCCGTATCTGGACTCTGgtcgctggtggtggtgcctCCGTCGTGTACGCCGATGCCATTGCCTCCGCCGGTTTCGTCAGCGAGCTCGCCAACTACGGTGAGTATTCTGGTGCTCCCACCGAGACTCAGACCTACAACTACGCCAAGACCGTTCTGGACCTGATGCTACGCGCACCTATGCACCCGGACggcaaggttctctttaTCGGTGGTGGTATTGCCAACTTCACCAACGTGGCCTCGACCTTCAAGGGTGTCATCCGTGCGATTCGCGAGGTCGCCCCTGTTCTCAACGAGCACAATGTCCAAATCTGGGTCCGCCGTGCTGGTCCCAACTACCAGGAGGGTCTCAAGAACATTAAGGCCGTTGGTGAGGAGCTGGGTCTTAAGATGCACGTGTACGGTCCTGATATGCACGTCAGTGGTATTGTCCCTCTTGCTCTGCTGGGCAAGAAGACCGATATCAAGGAGTTCGGTTCTGCTTAA
- a CDS encoding FAM50/XAP5 family protein encodes MPPSEQQSGNSTPRFTSQTTSAEDLLKSQTVGLVHLSDFRKRRAEVLEQKEREAHDKSLGRFTSGNSRSATPSTGDVTDSNSTPHSEGPPKKKKKKQLMKSKLSFGDDEENDTGDEPVATPRETSVPRSASRTPADDSSAPSSRRITPNPNAPPPPKALTKAALKAEAEARDALRREFLAMQEAVKNTEILIPFIFYDGTNIPAGAVKVRKGDPVWLFLDRCRKVGAELGVAGASGAAKGRKDNRREWARISVDDLMLVRGEIIVPHHYEFYYFIANQVPSFSSAGGLLFDYSNKPPPAASSDNPLSRPDNDHLEGADKDATLTKVVDRRWYERNKHIFPASLWREYEPGPEFEQKMRSTRRDAEGNTFFF; translated from the exons ATGCCTCCTTCCGAACAACAGAGCGGCAACTCCACGCCGCGCTTTACGAGCCAGACTACCTCCGCAGAAGATCTTCTCAAGTCGCAGACCGTCGGTCTGGTCCATCTTTCGGACTTTCGCAAGCGTCGAGCAGAGGTTCTAGAGCAAAAGGAACGAGAGGCACATGACAAGTCGCTGGGAAGATTTACATCCGGTAACTCCAGAAGTGCTACTCCTTCAACAGGGGACGTGACTGACAG TAACTCGACCCCGCATAGCGAGGGccctccgaagaagaagaaaaagaagcaacTCATGAAAAGCAAACTTTCTTTTGGTGACGATGAAGAGAATGATACCGGTGACGAACCTGTGGCCACTCCCCGCGAAACGAGCGTCCCCCGATCTGCCTCGAGGACACCTGCGGACGACAGCTCTGCGCCGTCATCACGGCGTATCACACCCAACCCCAAtgcaccacctcctccgaAAGCGCTTACGAAGGCTGCACTAaaggcagaagcagaggcGCGTGATGCCCTTCGCAGAGAATTTCTGGCTATGCAGGAGGCGGTCAAAAATACCGAGATACTGATTCCGTTCATCTTTTACGATGGCACCAATATACCGGCGGGGGCTGTCAAGGTTAGAAAAGGCGACCCGGTATGGCTGTTTCTTGACCGTTGTCGCAAAGTCGGTGCCGAGTTAGGCGTCGCAGGTGCCAGCGGAGCagcaaagggaagaaaagacaatCGCCGGGAATGGGCCAGAATTAGTGTCGATGACCTTATGTTGGTCAGAGGAGAAATAATTGTTCCACAT CACTACGAATTCTACTATTTTATAGCAAATCAAGTACCCAGCTTCTCAAGTGCTGGTGGGCTATTGTTTGACTACTCCAACaagcctcctccagcagcttctAGTGATAATCCACTTTCACGGCCTGATAATGACCACTTGGAAGGAGCGGACAAAGATGCGACGTTGACGAAAGTGGTCGACAGACGGTGGTATGAACGAAACAAGCACATCTTTCCGGCGAGCTTGTGGCGGGAGTACGAGCCGGGGCCTGAGTTTGAACAGAAAATGCGCTCCACGCGGCGAGACGCTGAAGGAAACACTTTTTTCTTCTGA
- the fip1 gene encoding cleavage polyadenylation factor subunit FIP1 yields the protein MMMEDDDDDFYDPADAVPINQAQDAPQNQSNEKSQELNEGEEQEEEIEVEEDEDDFNIITEAPPDAPPPEVPHPRHANLRAEPQRPSSADISTKSVTPTVTPKLEAATPAPASARPTAPQKPGSAYPPVQASTIDVNANPVHPSTGKPILSTDMDSDFPTEDDKPWRRPGSDISDYFNYGFDEFTWASYVLKQQELRKEVQDQKKQLDDMQNFLTMGLPPIPGAPGPAAPPGSAPPALPGMPGMPDIAPDMMQGMLASMMSQGMDPSSMDPMSFMQHAQAMMGGQGGAGAGQQQGQPGFGGQSQNSGFGGQGGGQPHMGFGGYDQRGGFGGRGRGRRW from the exons atgatgatggaagatgatgatgacgattTCTACGACCCTGCCGATGCAGTACCCATAAACCAAGCTCAGGATGCTCCCCAAAACCAATCGAACGAAAAGTCTCAAGAATTGAATGAAggggaggagcaggaggaggaaatagaggtggaagaggatgag GATGATTTCAATATCATCACAGAAGCTCCTCCAGATGCGCCGCCTCCAGAAGT ACCACATCCTCGGCATGCCAACCTACGAGCAGAACCTCAGAGACCCTCATCAGCAGATATATCGACAAAATCAGTCACACCAACAGTAACGCCTAAACTCGAAGCTGCTACTCCGGCGCCTGCCAGCGCAAGACCAACCGCACCCCAGAAACCTGGCTCCGCATACCCACCCGTGCAGGCGTCGACGATCGATGTCAATGCCAACCCTGTTCATCCCTCTACGGGCAAACCGATCCTGTCAACAGATATGGACTCGGACTTTCCAACCGAGGACGACAAACCATGGAGACGGCCTGGTTCGGATATCTCCGACTATTTCAACTACGGTTTTGACGAATTCACCTGGGCCAGCTACGTTCTGAAACAACAAGAGCTACGGAAAGAAGTCCAGGACCAGAAGAAGCAATTGGATGATATGCAGAATTTCTTGACCATGGGTCTTCCGCCAATTCCAGGAGCTCCAGGTCCTGCTGCACCTCCTGGCAGCGCGCCGCCAGCTCTGCCCGGTATGCCAGGAATGCCAGATATTGCCCCTGATATGATGCAGGGCATGCTGGCAAGTATGATGTCGCAAGGCATGGATCCGTCATCTATGGATCCCATGTCCTTCATGCAACATGCTCAGGCGATGATGGGAGGCCAAGGTGGTGCTGGCGCCGggcagcagcaaggccaGCCTGGGTTCGGCGGCCAGTCGCAAAATTCGGGATTTGGAGGACAAGGTGGAGGCCAGCCTCATATGGGATTTGGAGGTTACGACCAGAGAGGTGGTTTTGGCGGTCggggacgaggaagaagatggtaG
- a CDS encoding GroES family chaperonin: MLLSVISCLYQSVLRNIKNLAPLLDRVLVQRIKPEAKTASGIFLPESSVKEQNEAKVLAVGPGAVDRNGQRIPMSVAAGDKVLIPQFGGSTVKVGEEEYHLFRDSEYVPLQHSQVHSSVILY; this comes from the exons ATGTTGCTAAGTGTGATCTCTTGCCTCTATCAGTCTGTCCTCCGCAACATCAAGAACCTCGCTCCCCTCCTGGACCGTGTCCTCGTCCAGCGCATCAAGCCTGAGGCTAAGACTGCCTCCGGTATCTTCCTCCCAGAGAGCAGCGTCAAGGAGCAGAACGAGGCCAAAGTCCTTGCCGTCGGCCCCGGTGCCGTTGACCGTAATGGCCAGAGAATCCCGATGAGCGTTGCCGCCGGTGACAAGGTTCTCATTCCTCAG TTCGGTGGTAGCACCGTCAAGGTCGGTGAAGAGGAGTACCACCTCTTCCGGGATTCTGAGTACGTGCCCTTGCAGCATAGCCAAGTCCACTCCTCGGTGATATTGTACTGA